A section of the Dehalobacter sp. DCM genome encodes:
- a CDS encoding alpha/beta hydrolase, producing the protein MCAAYVYGEYPYDRSLTLYGSNDTVLDHSKITYKENVYEIKGGNHAQFGNYGLQKGDGIAQITADEQQSEAVRIIDAFIKEIVFRQL; encoded by the coding sequence GTGTGCGCTGCCTATGTCTACGGCGAATATCCATATGACAGGTCGCTCACCCTATATGGAAGTAATGATACAGTGCTCGATCATTCAAAGATAACTTATAAAGAAAATGTGTACGAGATCAAAGGCGGAAATCATGCGCAGTTTGGAAATTACGGTCTGCAAAAGGGCGATGGCATAGCCCAAATAACTGCGGATGAGCAGCAGAGTGAGGCCGTCAGAATCATCGATGCGTTCA